In one Acomys russatus chromosome X, mAcoRus1.1, whole genome shotgun sequence genomic region, the following are encoded:
- the Dlg3 gene encoding disks large homolog 3 isoform X7 produces MMNSSMSSGSGSLRTSEKRSLYVRALFDYDRTRDSCLPSQGLSFSYGDILHVINASDDEWWQARLVTPHGESEQIGVIPSKKRVEKKERARLKTVKFHARTGMLESNRSIKTKRKKSFRLSRKFPFYKSKENMAQENSIQEQGVTSNTSDSESSSKGQEDAILSYEPVTRQEIHYARPVIILGPMKDRVNDDLISEFPHKFGSCVPHTTRPRRDNEVDGQDYHFVVSREQMEKDIQDNKFIEAGQFNDNLYGTSIQSVRAVAERGKHCILDVSGNAIKRLQQAQLYPIAIFIKPKSIEALMEMNRRQTYEQANKIYDKAMKLEQEFGEYFTAIVQGDSLEEIYNKIKQIIEDQSGHYIWVPSPEKL; encoded by the exons GGCCCTGTTTGATTACGATCGGACTCGTGACAGCTGCCTACCAAGCCAGGGACTCAGTTTCTCTTATGGTGACATTCTGCACGTCATTAACGCCTCTGATGATGAGTGGTGGCAAGCAAGGCTGGTGACTCCACATGGAGAGAGTGAACAGATTGGTGTAATCCCTAGTAAAAAGAG ggttgaaaagaaagagcgAGCTCGATTGAAAACTGTGAAGTTCCATGCAAGGACAGGGATGCTTGAGTCTAACCGG TCGATCAAAACGAAACGTAAAAAGAGTTTTCGCCTCTCTCGAAAGTTTCCATTTTAcaagagcaaagaaaacatgGCCCAGGAGAACAGCATACAGGAAC AGGGAGTGACATCCAACACCAGTGACAGCGAAAGCAGTTCCA AAGGACAAGAGGATGCTATTTTGTCATATGAGCCAGTGACACGACAAGAAA TTCACTACGCCAGGCCCGTGATCATCTTGGGCCCAATGAAGGACAGAGTCAATGATGACCTGATCTCTGAGTTCCCGCATAAGTTTGGATCCTGTGTGCCAC ataCTACCCGGCCCCGGCGTGATAACGAGGTTGATGGACAGGACTACCACTTTGTGGTTTCCCGGGAACAGATGGAGAAGGATATTCAGGACAACAAGTTCATTGAGGCGGGCCAGTTCAACGATAATCTCTATGGGACCAGCATCCAGTCAGTGCGGGCAGTTGCAGAGAGG GGCAAGCACTGCATCTTAGATGTCTCCGGCAACGCTATAAAGAGACTGCAGCAAGCACAACTTTACCCCATTGCCATTTTCATCAAGCCCAAGTCCATTGAAGCACTTAT GGAAATGAACCGACGGCAGACATATGAACAAGCAAATAAGATCTATGACAAAGCCATGAAACTGGAGCAAGAGTTTGGAGAGTACTTTACAG CCATTGTACAGGGTGACTCACTGGAGGAGATTTATAACAAAATCAAGCAGATCATCGAGGACCAGTCTGGGCACTACATTTGGGTCCCGTCCCCTGAAAAACTCTGA